From Chengkuizengella sediminis, the proteins below share one genomic window:
- the cpaB gene encoding Flp pilus assembly protein CpaB, translated as MRSKITLILAVVMGLVTTLLFYKYINEMNTSPEVNVKLVEVVSTKQEILENQVITNDLIELVKVPESGAHPQAIKDSEQVIGKIALTNITSGEIILPHRIGSGAEESLFVSRKITEGFRAVSIGVNFVTSVSNLIEPEDIVDVIWTHENKDTGEIESEILLEEIRVLTVGRRMIESIPDTEYVEYTSSTLELSADDAVTIINASNTGAIQLILHSRIDDEDVIKDEE; from the coding sequence ATGAGGTCAAAAATAACATTAATATTAGCGGTAGTTATGGGTTTGGTAACAACTTTACTTTTTTACAAATATATAAATGAAATGAATACAAGTCCAGAAGTGAATGTAAAACTAGTAGAAGTTGTTTCTACGAAACAGGAGATTTTAGAAAATCAAGTCATTACAAATGATTTAATAGAGCTCGTAAAAGTGCCAGAGAGTGGGGCACATCCACAAGCGATAAAAGATTCTGAGCAGGTTATTGGTAAAATAGCACTTACTAACATCACAAGTGGTGAGATTATTTTACCACATCGCATAGGAAGTGGAGCAGAAGAATCGTTGTTTGTATCAAGGAAAATTACAGAAGGGTTCCGTGCAGTATCTATTGGTGTCAATTTTGTTACATCGGTATCCAACTTAATTGAACCAGAAGATATTGTTGATGTGATATGGACGCATGAAAATAAAGATACAGGAGAAATAGAATCCGAGATCTTATTAGAAGAGATTCGTGTTTTAACGGTAGGAAGAAGAATGATCGAATCTATCCCTGATACGGAATATGTAGAATATACTTCAAGTACGTTAGAACTATCGGCAGATGATGCTGTAACAATTATTAACGCTTCAAATACTGGCGCGATTCAGCTCATCCTCCATAGTCGAATTGATGATGAGGATGTGATCAAAGATGAAGAATGA
- a CDS encoding AAA family ATPase: MKNELKQLKEAREAKASKNKKGEMIAICSANGGIGRTVMSVNLAVALAKSNMRVCNIDGNFQFGDLCLSLDLRPTFSIKDIVEELDQMDEYALANFLVNHSSGVKILAAPERPEYAELITTTVLEKVHKLLINQFDYLIVDTEAGLQDLSLFFIEKSDEIFLLSTLDMIVMKNTKMMLETFDILGQKEKVRVIVNKSSVDNVIKAADVPDILETDNIFHIPNQPELVLQSLNVGVPFVSNHGKSDLGKSYFKIAEQLLSKREDSKTETKTTSNSILQSIFQKGKAVRSIF, from the coding sequence ATGAAGAATGAACTAAAACAACTGAAAGAGGCGAGAGAAGCGAAGGCGAGCAAGAATAAAAAAGGTGAAATGATTGCCATTTGTAGTGCAAATGGAGGGATAGGTAGAACAGTGATGTCCGTAAATCTTGCCGTTGCACTTGCTAAAAGTAATATGCGAGTTTGTAACATTGATGGAAATTTCCAGTTTGGTGACCTTTGTTTATCCCTGGATTTAAGACCTACTTTTTCAATTAAGGATATCGTTGAAGAGTTAGATCAGATGGATGAATATGCATTAGCTAATTTTTTGGTAAATCACAGTAGTGGTGTGAAAATATTAGCCGCTCCCGAACGACCCGAATATGCAGAATTAATTACAACTACTGTTTTAGAAAAAGTCCATAAACTGCTTATTAATCAATTTGATTATTTAATTGTTGATACTGAAGCAGGACTTCAAGATTTAAGTCTTTTTTTTATTGAAAAGTCAGATGAGATTTTTTTACTTTCTACCTTAGATATGATCGTGATGAAAAATACGAAAATGATGTTAGAAACTTTTGACATATTAGGACAAAAAGAGAAGGTACGTGTGATAGTAAATAAATCATCTGTTGATAATGTGATCAAAGCAGCAGACGTTCCAGATATTCTTGAAACAGATAACATATTTCATATACCTAATCAGCCGGAACTCGTTTTGCAATCTTTAAATGTAGGAGTTCCCTTTGTTTCAAACCATGGAAAAAGTGATTTAGGAAAATCTTATTTTAAAATAGCAGAACAATTGTTATCAAAAAGGGAAGACTCAAAAACGGAAACAAAAACAACCTCAAATTCAATTCTACAGTCAATTTTTCAAAAAGGAAAAGCTGTCAGATCGATATTTTAG
- a CDS encoding CpaF family protein — translation MSLLNKIQAKKDEKSKMDQSNSNETITTAKIDILSSYRKTDNHADKKKEKDPKTILHQDLKKLLHKQIMDRVKDDDVKKIIPQIDGMAVEIMKQNEKFRGVINRKIVVDELINDLTGYGPINPLLLDPTITEVMINGPEQVYVEKAGKIIKTEVQFRDDEHIMSIIEKIVAPIGRRIDESSPMVDARLPDGSRVNAIIPPLALKGPTLTIRKFSKDPFKMEDLIRFGTITEDMAVFIDACVKAKLNVFVSGGTGSGKTTTLNVLSSCIPSDERIITIEDAAELQLWQEHVVSLESRPSNLEGKGEISIRDLVKNALRMRPERIIIGEVRSGEALDMLQAMNTGHDGSLATGHSNSPRDMISRLETMVLMVGIDLPVKAIREQIAGAIDVIIHQSRMKDGTRRITHITEVQGMEGDVIVLQDIFIFEQHGINEEGKIIGELKPTGIRPKFYERLETSGIYIPPTVFIENEYS, via the coding sequence ATGAGCTTATTAAATAAAATTCAAGCAAAAAAAGATGAAAAATCTAAGATGGATCAATCTAATTCTAATGAAACAATAACAACGGCCAAGATAGATATTTTATCTTCCTATCGTAAAACAGACAATCATGCAGATAAAAAAAAGGAAAAAGACCCTAAAACCATCTTACACCAGGATTTGAAAAAATTATTACATAAACAAATCATGGATCGAGTGAAAGACGATGACGTGAAGAAAATCATTCCTCAAATTGATGGCATGGCTGTTGAAATTATGAAACAGAATGAAAAATTTAGAGGGGTCATTAATCGTAAAATAGTAGTGGATGAACTTATCAATGATTTAACTGGTTATGGACCCATAAATCCATTGTTATTAGACCCAACGATTACTGAGGTAATGATCAATGGACCAGAACAAGTATATGTAGAAAAAGCCGGAAAAATCATTAAAACAGAGGTTCAATTTCGGGATGATGAACACATTATGAGCATCATTGAAAAAATCGTAGCACCAATTGGAAGAAGAATAGATGAAAGCAGTCCAATGGTGGATGCTAGGTTACCAGATGGTTCAAGGGTAAATGCGATAATACCTCCACTTGCATTGAAAGGACCAACTTTAACGATCAGGAAATTCTCAAAGGATCCTTTTAAGATGGAAGATCTGATTAGGTTTGGAACGATTACAGAAGATATGGCGGTTTTTATTGATGCATGTGTCAAAGCTAAATTAAACGTTTTTGTCAGTGGGGGTACGGGTTCAGGAAAAACTACCACTTTAAACGTTTTATCTTCTTGTATACCTAGTGATGAAAGAATCATAACAATAGAAGATGCTGCAGAGTTGCAACTTTGGCAGGAGCATGTTGTTTCACTTGAGTCCAGACCATCTAATTTAGAAGGAAAAGGTGAAATCAGCATACGTGATCTTGTGAAGAATGCTTTAAGAATGAGACCAGAGAGAATTATTATAGGGGAGGTACGTTCTGGAGAAGCACTGGATATGCTGCAAGCTATGAATACAGGTCATGATGGTTCTTTGGCAACAGGTCACTCCAATAGTCCTAGGGACATGATCTCCCGTTTGGAAACGATGGTATTAATGGTTGGAATAGATTTACCAGTTAAAGCAATTAGAGAACAAATTGCAGGAGCGATCGATGTGATTATACATCAATCACGAATGAAGGATGGGACTAGAAGAATTACACATATTACTGAGGTACAAGGTATGGAAGGGGACGTCATTGTATTACAGGATATATTTATATTCGAGCAACATGGAATTAATGAAGAAGGTAAAATTATAGGAGAGCTCAAACCGACAGGAATACGCCCGAAATTTTATGAAAGACTAGAAACCTCCGGCATTTATATTCCACCAACTGTTTTTATAGAAAATGAATATTCATAA
- a CDS encoding type II secretion system F family protein produces the protein MKLLIVVFFMMTCIFLFFSFLQLFFKSDKKMEKRLKFFLKENDEKPLGKRSFHGLVQMKLFQQSVKERMKKKKNNKKLEQSLISAGISLSAEEFIMFRTILSILSGLIVYLIFDKWIMIIFGFCIIYFGTKFWIIFKQKKRIKMFNDSLSDMITTIISSLRAGFSLIQSLQSVVEESESPMKEEIELVVKEMQYGSSLEDSLNQLKERMPSEDLDLMIQSILIQRQIGGNLSVILETIEQTIRDRTKIQGQISTLTAQGKLSGMIIGSLPIGVGFVIFLIEPEYFADFFRHPIGIMLIISGVISGTIGFMLIRKLTTIEV, from the coding sequence TTGAAATTATTGATCGTAGTCTTTTTTATGATGACATGTATTTTTTTATTTTTTAGCTTTTTGCAGTTGTTCTTTAAATCAGATAAAAAAATGGAAAAGAGATTGAAGTTTTTTTTGAAGGAAAATGATGAGAAGCCTCTGGGTAAACGTTCTTTTCATGGTTTAGTTCAAATGAAATTATTCCAACAATCTGTAAAGGAAAGGATGAAAAAGAAAAAAAATAATAAAAAACTGGAGCAAAGTTTAATTAGTGCTGGGATTTCTCTAAGTGCTGAGGAGTTTATCATGTTCAGAACTATACTTTCTATTCTTTCTGGACTGATTGTATACTTGATTTTCGACAAATGGATCATGATCATATTTGGATTTTGCATCATTTACTTTGGTACAAAGTTTTGGATAATATTCAAACAAAAAAAACGAATAAAAATGTTCAACGATAGTTTATCAGATATGATTACGACCATAATTAGTTCACTTCGAGCTGGTTTTAGTCTAATACAGTCTTTACAATCAGTAGTTGAAGAATCTGAATCGCCTATGAAAGAAGAAATAGAACTTGTGGTTAAAGAAATGCAATACGGAAGTTCATTGGAAGACTCCCTAAATCAATTAAAAGAAAGAATGCCCAGTGAAGATTTAGATTTGATGATCCAATCTATTTTAATTCAAAGACAGATTGGAGGAAACCTATCTGTCATTTTGGAAACAATTGAACAAACAATTCGGGATAGAACAAAAATTCAAGGTCAGATTTCAACTTTAACTGCACAAGGTAAATTATCTGGAATGATTATAGGGAGCTTACCTATTGGTGTAGGTTTTGTTATTTTTTTGATAGAACCTGAATATTTCGCTGATTTTTTCCGCCATCCAATTGGTATTATGCTTATTATTTCAGGAGTTATCTCTGGCACGATTGGATTTATGTTAATTAGAAAGTTAACTACGATTGAGGTGTGA
- a CDS encoding type II secretion system F family protein — MFYVTFFLTITLVIYSVFVLRRERTEKITKRISLIKGEKNKFLDNSEMIKKENKKQSFLEKWSKILLLKMKKIFESKMKEKKVAKIEMKLMQAGRPFQMTPIEFRLFQIGCAILFPTFSGIYAVFMEFSTILIFVVILSAFVNGLIIPHLYLKSKIKKRNYKALRELPDVLDLLTVSLEAGLGFDAALNKLVSKKKGVLSSEFQHCLEEIRLGKLRRDALLGIKERLLLKEVKTMVSNILQAEKLGVGMVKVMRVLSQEVRQQRKQRAEEQAMKAPIKMLIPLVFFVFPTLFIVLLGPVLIGFVETFSK, encoded by the coding sequence ATGTTTTATGTTACATTTTTTTTAACAATCACCTTAGTTATTTATAGTGTTTTTGTATTACGTAGAGAGAGGACAGAGAAAATCACGAAAAGAATCTCTTTAATCAAAGGTGAAAAAAATAAGTTCCTTGATAACAGTGAGATGATTAAGAAGGAAAATAAAAAACAATCTTTCTTAGAAAAATGGTCAAAAATTTTATTGCTTAAAATGAAAAAAATATTCGAAAGTAAAATGAAAGAGAAAAAAGTAGCTAAGATTGAAATGAAATTAATGCAAGCTGGGAGACCATTTCAAATGACCCCAATTGAGTTTCGTTTATTTCAAATCGGATGTGCTATTTTATTTCCAACTTTTTCAGGTATATATGCAGTTTTCATGGAATTTTCAACTATATTAATATTTGTTGTAATATTGTCTGCCTTTGTGAACGGTCTGATTATACCTCATTTATATTTGAAAAGTAAAATTAAAAAACGTAACTATAAAGCTTTGCGAGAACTTCCAGATGTTTTAGATTTATTAACGGTAAGTTTGGAGGCAGGGCTGGGATTTGATGCCGCATTAAACAAGTTGGTTTCCAAAAAGAAAGGCGTATTATCAAGTGAATTCCAGCATTGTTTAGAGGAAATTCGGTTGGGAAAATTAAGACGTGATGCTTTATTAGGTATTAAAGAAAGATTACTTTTAAAAGAAGTAAAAACAATGGTGAGTAACATTCTCCAAGCTGAAAAATTAGGGGTTGGTATGGTAAAGGTAATGAGGGTTTTATCTCAGGAAGTTCGTCAACAAAGAAAACAACGAGCGGAGGAACAGGCAATGAAAGCTCCGATAAAAATGCTAATCCCTCTTGTGTTTTTTGTGTTTCCAACTTTATTCATCGTACTGTTGGGACCTGTCCTTATAGGTTTCGTTGAAACATTTTCAAAATGA
- a CDS encoding vanadium-dependent haloperoxidase, which yields MSKCCKNFDPNYLLWNEVPYAGEEFPPTNPEDPLAGSWPMYYYDRCGKKFKIKQTGEHIYFTVKHPNFIDWGGAQLDAVYETANNLDEFKKQVATYWGTGVATKQWLPVLDILVDTYGVTAPYAARLESAVLSAANDAFMITWYYKFMWLVARPDQYDQEFATLLCTPRHPTYPSGHAAVAGCVTTILKYFFPGEAARLDELGEECSLSRLYALVHFPVDNDEGLKLGRQVAEHIIPILASETDSRGEPVDIPYIENKHADLPPPPYEQVIPFDFPDNCTSLTLPPDD from the coding sequence ATGAGTAAATGTTGTAAAAACTTTGATCCTAATTATTTATTGTGGAATGAAGTTCCCTATGCAGGCGAAGAATTCCCACCAACTAATCCAGAGGATCCTTTAGCTGGCTCATGGCCCATGTATTATTACGATCGATGTGGTAAGAAATTTAAGATTAAACAGACTGGAGAACACATTTATTTCACGGTCAAACATCCTAATTTTATAGATTGGGGAGGTGCACAATTAGATGCTGTATATGAAACTGCAAACAACTTAGATGAATTCAAAAAACAAGTTGCAACTTATTGGGGAACAGGTGTAGCAACTAAACAATGGTTACCTGTTTTAGATATATTAGTAGATACGTATGGAGTAACTGCTCCATATGCTGCACGATTAGAATCTGCTGTATTAAGTGCTGCAAACGATGCATTTATGATTACCTGGTATTACAAATTTATGTGGTTAGTGGCGAGACCTGATCAGTATGATCAAGAATTTGCTACCCTATTATGTACACCACGTCATCCAACCTATCCGTCTGGACATGCTGCTGTAGCAGGATGTGTTACTACAATTCTAAAATACTTTTTCCCAGGGGAAGCTGCTAGATTAGATGAATTAGGTGAAGAATGTTCTTTATCTCGTTTGTATGCACTCGTCCATTTCCCTGTCGATAATGACGAGGGTTTAAAATTAGGTAGACAAGTAGCGGAACATATCATTCCAATTTTAGCTAGTGAAACGGATTCAAGAGGTGAGCCAGTAGACATTCCTTATATAGAAAACAAACATGCAGATTTACCACCACCACCATATGAGCAGGTCATTCCTTTTGATTTTCCTGATAACTGTACATCGCTTACTCTTCCACCAGATGATTGA
- the thiC gene encoding phosphomethylpyrimidine synthase ThiC, with translation MSNQTNQISVSSFPGSKKVYVTGSREDIKVPMREIALSSTTSDYGEEVNEPVRVYDTSGPYTDSAYDTDIRKGLSSLRGNWIKERNDVEEYDGRNIKPEDNGYLNEEVIKNVDVFPGLKRKPLRAKTGQNVTQMHYAKKGLVTPEMEFIAIRENVSPEFVRDEVANGRAIIPSNINHPESEPMIIGRNFHVKINANIGNSAVTSSIEEEVEKMTWATRWGADNIMDLSTGKDIHTTREWIIRNSPVPIGTVPIYQALEKVNGEAQDLTWEVYRDTLIEQAEQGVDYFTIHAGVLLRYVPMTAKRVTGIVSRGGSIMAAWCLAHHEESFLYTHFEEICEILRTYDISISLGDGLRPGSIADANDEAQFAELETLGELTKIAWKHDVQVMIEGPGHVPMHKIKENMDKQLDICHEAPFYTLGPLTTDIAPGYDHITSAIGAAMIGWYGTAMLCYVTPKEHLGLPNKDDVREGVITYKIAAHAADLAKGHPGAQIRDDALSKARFEFRWRDQFNLSLDPERALSFHDETLPAEGAKTAHFCSMCGPKFCSMRITQDIREYAKEKGLTDEKAITEGLKEKAQEFSDKGKKLYS, from the coding sequence ATGTCAAATCAAACTAATCAAATTTCTGTCTCCTCATTTCCAGGGAGCAAAAAAGTATATGTTACTGGGTCTAGAGAGGATATCAAAGTGCCAATGCGAGAAATTGCATTGAGCTCAACTACATCAGATTATGGTGAAGAAGTAAATGAACCAGTGAGAGTTTATGATACAAGTGGGCCGTATACCGACTCAGCTTATGATACGGATATTCGTAAAGGTCTGTCATCACTGCGAGGGAATTGGATTAAAGAAAGAAATGATGTAGAAGAATATGATGGGAGAAATATTAAACCTGAAGATAATGGTTATCTAAATGAAGAAGTTATTAAAAACGTGGATGTGTTTCCGGGGTTGAAACGTAAACCTTTACGTGCTAAAACAGGTCAGAATGTGACTCAAATGCATTACGCAAAAAAAGGGTTGGTTACACCAGAAATGGAGTTTATTGCAATCCGTGAAAATGTTTCTCCTGAATTTGTCCGTGACGAAGTGGCAAATGGTCGAGCAATTATTCCATCAAATATTAATCACCCAGAAAGTGAACCGATGATCATTGGACGTAATTTTCATGTGAAAATTAATGCAAATATCGGAAACTCAGCTGTCACTTCATCTATTGAAGAGGAAGTAGAAAAAATGACTTGGGCAACTCGCTGGGGTGCTGATAATATTATGGACTTGTCAACAGGAAAAGACATACATACAACACGTGAATGGATTATTCGAAATTCTCCTGTTCCAATCGGTACAGTCCCAATTTATCAAGCATTGGAAAAAGTAAACGGTGAAGCTCAAGACTTAACATGGGAAGTATATAGAGATACCTTAATTGAGCAAGCTGAACAAGGTGTTGACTATTTCACAATACATGCAGGTGTTTTATTAAGATATGTACCTATGACTGCAAAAAGGGTAACAGGTATCGTATCTCGTGGTGGCTCTATTATGGCAGCATGGTGTTTAGCTCATCATGAAGAAAGTTTTCTCTATACTCACTTTGAAGAAATCTGTGAAATTCTTAGAACCTATGATATTTCAATTTCCTTAGGAGATGGTTTAAGACCAGGTTCCATCGCAGACGCTAATGATGAAGCTCAATTTGCAGAGCTGGAAACATTAGGTGAACTAACTAAAATAGCATGGAAACATGATGTCCAGGTAATGATTGAAGGACCTGGTCACGTGCCGATGCATAAAATAAAAGAAAATATGGATAAACAGCTTGATATATGTCATGAAGCACCATTTTATACTTTGGGTCCATTAACAACGGATATTGCTCCAGGATATGATCATATTACTTCAGCGATTGGAGCAGCCATGATAGGGTGGTATGGTACAGCGATGTTGTGTTATGTTACACCAAAAGAGCATTTAGGTTTACCGAATAAAGATGACGTTCGTGAAGGTGTAATTACGTATAAAATAGCGGCACACGCTGCGGATCTTGCAAAAGGGCATCCTGGCGCACAAATTAGAGATGATGCATTGTCTAAAGCCCGTTTTGAATTCCGTTGGCGTGATCAATTTAATCTATCTCTTGATCCAGAAAGAGCTCTTTCATTTCATGATGAAACACTTCCAGCAGAAGGAGCAAAAACAGCTCATTTCTGCTCAATGTGTGGTCCTAAGTTTTGCAGTATGAGAATTACTCAGGATATTCGTGAATATGCCAAGGAAAAAGGGCTAACGGATGAAAAGGCCATTACAGAAGGATTAAAGGAAAAAGCACAGGAATTTTCAGATAAAGGTAAAAAATTATATAGTTAG
- a CDS encoding RDD family protein → MVQQPAGFWIRFAASILDSIFIAIFFTFIFGYIIGIGDLSQILDVLYLIIVPVVWYGYTIGKRICGIRIVKMNGENVGIGTMLLRQLVGGIIYAITLGIAIIVSITMVAVREDKRSVHDFIAGTYVTYDDP, encoded by the coding sequence TTGGTACAACAACCAGCTGGTTTTTGGATTCGATTTGCAGCGAGTATTCTAGATTCGATCTTTATAGCAATCTTTTTCACATTCATCTTTGGGTATATCATTGGAATTGGAGATCTCAGTCAAATTCTTGATGTTTTATATTTGATTATTGTACCTGTTGTTTGGTATGGGTATACAATTGGAAAAAGAATTTGTGGCATTCGAATTGTAAAAATGAATGGTGAAAATGTTGGAATAGGTACAATGCTACTTCGTCAATTAGTTGGAGGTATAATTTACGCTATTACGTTGGGAATTGCAATTATTGTAAGCATTACCATGGTTGCTGTGAGAGAAGATAAACGTTCGGTACATGATTTCATTGCAGGAACTTACGTTACTTATGATGATCCATAA
- a CDS encoding MFS transporter, whose amino-acid sequence MPRWKTNLIVLWFGQFMATSGMSMIIPFLPLYIQELGISDPNEVAIWTSIIFAGNFLTSFLFQPLWGKLGDRYGRKIMILRSGFGMSIVVALMGFATNTWQLLFLRLLNGTISGYIPASTSLISTNTPREHIGFAMGMMQSGAVAGTILGPFIGGLLANFVPFQTIFFITGALLFIASLLALFLVREKFDKKKAAIKTNISVLQGFLDLKKIPQIPALFSVTFIIQFSLLSVMPLMAIFVQDMHGNTEWLAFYVGLVSSITGFSNMISSPVLGRLSDRIGSEKILFIALLGAALTSFPQAFVNNVWQLLVLRFFMGIFIGGLLPSVNSLLRKFIPEGMESRAYSFNTSALALGNMLGPITGGFISGFITIPGLFIMSGVLLTLNMLWVRKTLIPQKVKNSFE is encoded by the coding sequence TTGCCTCGTTGGAAAACTAATCTTATTGTGTTGTGGTTTGGTCAATTTATGGCAACATCAGGAATGAGTATGATCATACCGTTTTTACCTTTATATATACAGGAATTGGGAATTTCTGATCCAAATGAGGTCGCCATCTGGACAAGCATTATATTTGCAGGAAATTTTTTAACTTCATTTTTATTTCAGCCTTTATGGGGGAAATTAGGAGACAGATACGGTAGAAAAATCATGATCCTCCGATCAGGTTTCGGAATGTCGATTGTAGTTGCACTAATGGGATTTGCTACAAACACTTGGCAATTATTATTTTTACGTTTATTAAATGGAACCATCTCAGGATATATCCCAGCTTCCACCTCTTTGATATCCACAAATACACCACGTGAACATATTGGTTTTGCCATGGGAATGATGCAATCAGGTGCTGTAGCTGGTACGATACTTGGGCCTTTCATTGGTGGATTATTAGCAAATTTCGTTCCCTTTCAAACTATATTTTTTATAACAGGGGCTTTGCTTTTTATTGCTTCCTTATTAGCTCTCTTTTTAGTTAGAGAAAAATTTGATAAAAAAAAGGCTGCTATTAAAACGAATATTTCTGTATTGCAGGGTTTTCTGGACTTAAAAAAAATACCGCAAATCCCTGCATTATTTTCAGTTACTTTTATCATCCAATTTTCATTACTAAGCGTAATGCCTCTGATGGCTATATTTGTGCAGGATATGCATGGAAATACTGAGTGGTTAGCATTTTACGTAGGATTGGTTAGTTCCATAACAGGATTTTCAAATATGATTTCATCACCTGTATTAGGAAGACTAAGTGATCGTATTGGCTCAGAAAAAATACTATTCATTGCCCTTTTAGGCGCTGCATTAACTTCATTCCCACAAGCATTTGTAAACAACGTTTGGCAGCTTCTCGTACTCCGATTTTTTATGGGGATTTTTATAGGGGGATTGCTTCCATCTGTAAACTCCCTACTTAGAAAGTTTATACCTGAAGGAATGGAAAGTCGTGCTTATAGTTTTAATACAAGTGCATTAGCTCTAGGTAATATGTTAGGTCCGATTACTGGAGGATTTATTTCGGGTTTCATCACCATACCTGGATTATTCATCATGTCTGGTGTGTTGTTGACTTTAAATATGTTATGGGTTAGAAAAACATTAATACCTCAAAAAGTGAAAAACAGCTTTGAATAA
- a CDS encoding spore coat protein, whose product MPFGAHETMEVHEILNGSINMINHFSLYANQCQDHNLRQMIHNHMQTAIQGYDQLVAYTHDYNAANRSMQPYSQPNIQPQQIRYGLHQPQSHVPQTQGQLNDQQIIAGMLCLHKGSAKNHIAASLECADPNVREMLIHGAVNCANQAYEVFLFMNQQGYYQVPTMEDHTAKTYLHSYQPVQQNIHQ is encoded by the coding sequence ATGCCTTTCGGTGCTCATGAAACAATGGAAGTTCATGAAATATTAAATGGAAGTATTAATATGATTAATCATTTTTCTCTTTATGCGAATCAATGTCAAGATCATAACTTACGCCAGATGATTCACAATCATATGCAGACAGCTATTCAAGGTTATGATCAATTAGTTGCGTATACACATGACTATAATGCAGCAAACAGATCAATGCAACCTTATTCACAACCTAACATCCAACCGCAGCAAATTCGATATGGCTTACATCAGCCTCAATCTCATGTGCCACAGACACAAGGGCAACTTAATGATCAACAAATTATTGCAGGGATGTTATGCCTCCACAAAGGCTCTGCAAAAAATCATATTGCTGCTTCTCTTGAATGTGCTGATCCTAATGTAAGGGAAATGTTGATTCATGGTGCAGTAAACTGTGCTAATCAAGCATATGAAGTGTTTTTATTTATGAATCAACAGGGGTACTATCAAGTTCCTACTATGGAAGATCATACTGCCAAAACTTATTTACATAGTTACCAGCCTGTACAACAAAACATTCATCAATAA
- a CDS encoding DUF92 domain-containing protein, with protein sequence MTEWVIGFVGSFMIAGLAFWKKSLSLSGAIMAICIGTLMYALVSLAWYGTLIAFFISSSLLTKWKQNRKKMIEHSYEKTGNRDAGQVWANGGLALLLAVTFYIWQQPMIWWAFIGILATVNADTWATEIGSLSKKPPRSVLSFQTVTPGSSGGVSSLGLVSSILGGGFIGITAWILSTENDMGMLFFYLIIGIVSGFIGALTDSFIGAKWQVMYDCEQCGKEVESSNHCLHPARMKRGWRWMNNDRVNMISSIIGGMIAILIGILWV encoded by the coding sequence ATGACAGAGTGGGTCATAGGTTTTGTAGGGAGTTTCATGATTGCAGGATTAGCGTTTTGGAAAAAATCATTGTCTTTATCAGGTGCTATAATGGCTATTTGTATAGGTACATTAATGTATGCCTTAGTTAGTTTAGCTTGGTATGGTACACTCATTGCCTTTTTTATTTCTTCCTCTCTTCTTACAAAATGGAAACAGAACAGAAAAAAAATGATAGAACATAGTTATGAAAAAACAGGAAATAGAGATGCAGGACAGGTGTGGGCAAATGGTGGATTAGCACTATTATTAGCTGTGACCTTTTATATTTGGCAGCAACCTATGATTTGGTGGGCATTTATTGGTATATTAGCTACAGTAAATGCGGATACTTGGGCGACCGAAATTGGTAGTTTAAGCAAAAAACCACCTCGTTCTGTTCTTTCTTTTCAAACAGTAACTCCTGGATCTTCTGGCGGAGTATCAAGTTTAGGTTTGGTATCAAGTATATTAGGCGGAGGGTTTATCGGTATTACGGCTTGGATCTTATCCACAGAAAATGATATGGGAATGTTGTTTTTTTACTTGATTATAGGTATAGTCAGTGGTTTTATTGGAGCTTTGACAGATTCGTTTATTGGAGCAAAATGGCAAGTGATGTACGATTGTGAGCAATGTGGAAAAGAAGTTGAAAGTTCTAACCACTGTTTACACCCTGCCCGTATGAAACGAGGTTGGAGATGGATGAATAATGATAGAGTGAATATGATTAGTTCTATCATTGGTGGTATGATTGCGATACTAATAGGCATCTTATGGGTGTAA